GCTTTGTAAGCGCCCCTCAGCATATGTTATGTAATACACACATATATTTGTGCATTACATATCTACATAAGTACATGTTTATTTGTTTTCACAATAGTTTTCATTAAATATTCATAACTTCATCTTTTCCGTCTGCCGTCTGAAACCTCTTCAATCCGGTCCTTGAGATTGCCGTTCTTCTTCTTCACTACTGCTGCGGCTCTATCCGGAGATGGCACAGTTCAGATACCTGTGTTGGGAGAAATGGTTGatatattgattgattgaaaactttattattccaccgagctggggtgcccgcctcttaatctacacgtaggtagggggggaggacgtagcagtccccgcgcgttgaggacggtgagtcttcacggcttcaacggccaggcggattgctcgacgctggtagtcttcagcctcgctctggagcaaggcctcccagacttctctactgtcaatgttttccttggcccctgggtagccagcacactcccatattgtatggtctagcgtaccttcttgctaacaaattttgcagagggcgtcgttatagtccctcgtctgtgttaagtagatccaatgtggtgatgtataattgtttccctggaggtgtcgccaaatgcgagcgtcctccagagagagagaccgatgcggaggcggaaagattcttctttcggctttgtagtgatcgacaatttccttgtacgtgatcatgctatcttttatccctggaactggctgctctagagttacCCGGTGGtatagagtgctcgggcgagctcgtgagtggcttcgttgcctgggacttcttcatgggccggtacccaaataaaagttatgtccctcctgacACACGTGATCTATTACTACTCCGGTTCGGCACGCAGGTACAAACTGATCCGACCGCCCTAGCCTTTCTGCCTCAAGGACGTTCTTCACAAAATCGGCGAACCATGGTTTTTCGGGTTTCGAAATGTCGACCTTAAGGTATCCAGTATTTATCGTCGACATATATGTCACGACCCCGGTTTCGTAACACGGGAGACAACCGTATTCAAGGTGGCCTCTTCGGCGGCACGTCCATGATCTGCGCAATTCTACTCCttttcttctcttctcttctcatTGGGCGGCATATCAAATACATACGACCTGCGCCAGGCGCCGTTTGCTTTCATCCAGATCCGCGGGAGAGTCCTTCGGTTGATCCATAGCAGGTGACTGAGAAAAAGGCACCATAGAGGGCCACTGTTACATACCGCAAAACGCGTATCTATTTTATCGGTAGAACCGTTCGCGACGCGTACTGCTGATGTTCAGCAGTACGCGTCATCAGCagatgactgctgatgttcagagaagaagaagaagagccgagcggcgtagacgtgcttcgcatgggctctGTCGACTTTCCTTATTCTTTTAAGAAGTTCACATCGGAGGACCGAAGTCTTTGTCGGACGACCTTCGTGAAGTCATCCGGAACCCCCTTGAGAAGTTTGAAGACCGTGAGTGCATATTATTTTGCGCTCTTGGACTTTGAAGTTCTCCGGGGTGGCGCAGCCATGTTAAGCCTGACGCCGCCGTACGTAGCAGCGCGGAGGTAGGCGAGGCGCTCCGCCGCGTTTGCCGCCGCTCGCTTCCTACGATTACTCGAGACTCACTATGGCGCACATTGCTGGATCCCAGCCGGCCGCTTCTACTTCTACCGGAGGGAGTGGAGGTGAAGCTGTTGCTACAGCCCCACCCGCCCCCGGTGCTATTGTTGGAGCTGGCGCCGGGCCTACGTCGCAAGAAACTACAGCCATGGACTTCCAAGATATCTCGGAAGATCGCCATGACGACCCTGCCACTATGGAACAGGACCTTTCGCAAGGGACGCCATCGGAATGTCCTTATTCCAATTGGTCTTTACACCTCaagcgaagaacgaagaagaagctcgcCAGAGGCGAGCAAGTGTGTGTGGCAGGCAGGGTGATCTCTCCGCTATCGCCCTCCTCCACCAccgcgttatcatcatcatcctacgcagctgcaggcgctggggcatcaaagaagccTTCTTTTAAGAAGAGGCGACGGCTGCCCCCACTGCCACGTAGCGACTTCAAAATCATCATTCGACCCAAGAAAGGCCTTCAGGTGAAGAGTTTCAGCAACCACCAAATATCGAAAGCCGTCTCGGCCGCCTGCGGAGGGAAAGTTGACGATTCGCATTTCATCGTGCGCTTGAGACCCGGTTCCAACATAATTATTGTTAGCACCCCCGATCAGGAGGTCGCTGATATGGCACGCAAGATCACGCGGATTGGGCTGGGCGGCAACCTTCACGAAGTCAACTCTTACGTTGCGGCACCAGACGGAGTGGCCCGGGGCGTCATTCATGGAATCGACCCGGATACCCCGCCCGAGGAGCTTATGACTCACCTAAGGGTGAGGACCCAAGGCGTTGAAATCGTGCAGGCCCGCATGCTGGGCAAGACCAAGACGGCCGTGATCACGTTCAGCCCTGACGTAGTTCCACGATACGTCTACTACTACGGAGGGGAGACCGAGTGCCACCcctacaagcccacaaaacaaatctgctatgtGTGCCAGCGCATGGGACACCGATCGGACGTTTGTCCTACCCCGAACGTCAAGatctgtctcgcttgcgggacgcacgacccgacggacggccacgagtgcttgctcaagtgcgccgtctgcggcgaagctcacgccacggggtctcgcgagtgcaagcaaaagctaaaacACAACACTACCACCAAAAAGCATCCTCCgcccggaaggaggaaggaagacgacgacattGATGGAAGAAGGCCAAGACGAAGCCGCCtgcggtggttcagctcggaatcctcggcgagccgctcaagttcccgggcccagtccaggtcaaggtcccggtcccggtcccgatcccgatcccggtcccagtcccagtcccagtccaggtccaggtcccgacTCCGCTCGGAGTGGCCAAAGCCAGGAGAGCAGCGAGCGCAGCGCcagccttctacctcgacatccacgtcGAAGCCGAAGAACCAATCGGGCAAGAAGAACCAAGCCAACAACAAGaaggtgagccggaatcagtcttgtacctcctccgctcaaaatagcagtgaaaatagtaaatgctccccagaatgtacgcgcatcagggaagaaaataaaaaactgaaggctcaggttaacgacctaaaccaacgcatgcaacgcttagaagcgttgctaagcaaaacaagcaacaacacacaggcagggcAGCAAAGCGGCACTAAAGGCCACCAgcccgccatctccattcctgccccctcaagaaccaccacgccctcatcgctacccggtgcggcctcggcagcggcaggccagtcaagtgtagtcaccctcgaaggCATTTATGCTACAATACAACAGATGCTTTACCAGATGGGtgaattaaacaataaagtcaaggagaacacacttagccatgaagaccttgaaagaagaatacgcaaggttgagtttggctcgcgcaagcgggtcgacgacgagaGCAGCAACCCACGCATGAAGGCGTACAGGCGCATGAACAACACGGGCGACGTCAGGGACGCCGAAAACTGTGACGGCGGTGccatgaacgtcagcaatggctaataccacacgcagcgcgcccgaacacctcgtgatctggcagtggaattgtcgctctttcaacaagaaggcaagttcacccgaacttttcatccaaaatcacctatacccccccgacgtcatctgccttcaggaggtcgggaaccagccgatcagactgcggggttactacgtaattaaacacgcgggatcaccgaaggtcgcggttttagttcacaaaacggtgacggccgtgggacaacattatcaacatcatgccattaatcacgtgctagtggaagtcctcccgcagaagaggggtagacgtagcaccttcatcctgaatttgtacagtccaccgagggctcagaaagacgacttccgcaacatcatttacgagagcgtgagagccgctggcgGCAACCAGCTGGTTGtggtgggagacatgaacgctagacacacgacttggggctaccaacaagacacgcaaaaggggaggtcgctcctcgatgcggttgaccaaatgggcctcgaattgataaccaatctcctccaaccaacccgagtaggcaatagtgtaagtcgagacacgtttccggacttgtcatttgtcaaaaacgtaagggaatactcatgggcgcacctgggcgaaacattgggcagcgatcactacatcctcagcatctcggtatccacgccgaaactcaagagaacaattggcgaaattaggcttacggactgggaggcattcaggcagtaccccccgcccgaaaacggtataacagacatagcggaatggatgcagcacctccgggacgcccacatccaaaccactaaaaccatccagcgcacggtcgagacgcccgaagtcgaccgccggctcttacacctgtgggaagcccgtgggggcctcctcaaacggtggaagcgacagcggttaaaccggaagctacgtctacgaatcgagaaaataacagacgaagccagaaattacgcaaacgagctgacgcatcaaaattgggtacagttttgcacctcgctcaagggtaccttgagtacggcgcagacgtgggccatcctatGTTGCCTGAttgagcccgacaaggcgaaatcgacaaccagtcggacgctcctagaaatcgctcacaagttccccggaaacgaccaggatctgattgacaccctaaTAACCAGATATCTTGGAAGCGAcgccatacaaccctgcctcctaaaatatgaaggagaaccaagaccagaactggacgctcccatcacggaggaagaggtgtatgccgcggcacgagcctcacagcgcaacactgctcccggagttgacaaaatcaccaatgccatgattagaaacctgagcccgatgcacatccaggacttcaccgaatacctaaacgaggaactctggagcaagggccacgtaccgaacgagtggaaacacgcggaaatcgtgaccattcccaaacccggcaagaagcccgcgatcgacgccctgcgtcccatctcgctgacttcgtgcctcggcaagctgtacgagagggtcatcgaaacccgcctccaacattacatagaggacggtgacctcttcccgcacaccatgcttggcttcaggccgggactttctgcgcaagatgcgttcctaatcctaagggaagaagttcttaagggcatcccgaagggaggagaacatctcctgctcgcactcgacctaaaaggggccttggataacatctctcacgaggccattctcaagggactgaacgacatcagctgcggggagcacatctttaattacgttaaatcgttcttgacgggccggacggcaaccatcggaattggccagactcgatcggatacgatcgacgtgccgaacaaaggaacaccgcaaggggcgataatctccccgattctattcaacgtcgcgatgctagcgctgaccaaagagctgcggaagatccccgacctaggttacgccctgtacgcagacgacatcacgctctgggccaccaagggctccctagcgcgaaaagaggcgacccttcaagaggccgcgacggccgtggagagatttgcggcagcgagcgggatgcgttgtgcgccagaaaagtccgaggtgatccgggtgcacggaggaggaatctacaagtctcccggccctatcgacctctatcttgagggccagaagatcacggagggcaataagactaggattctgggtttttggatccagagcaacctgaaagcctcccacaccatccaaaccctaaggtctgccaccaaccaggtctcgcggattataaaacgaattacaagaagccgcaagggcatgcgagaagaggacacgcttcgcctcgtccaggctctggtgatcagcagaatcacgtatagcatgccgtatcactatcactcgctaaacaaacgcgaccaagaacaagtcgatgccatcatcagaggcgcgtacaaaacggccctgggtctccctgtcaccacctcaaacgagaagttagcggccctcgggatccacaataccttcgctgagctgtcggacgcggttatggcttcgcaaaagaccagactgcagaagacggcggcgggcagagccatcctccaccggaccggaacggcaacggagctccgtgccctcgatgggcaacgatcactcccgcctgaggtcagaggcaaaatcaaggcgaacccgataccgaagcacatgagccatgaactccatgaaggacgacgcaaggctcgcgtcgacagacagcgccgacaattcaagggtgacccgtacgtaacgtacgtggacgtggcggcgtaccctgtagggggcctctttgcggtagccgccgtgaacggaagagaccactccttgaccctcgcggcctccgtaagggcagagaccccagctgcggctgagaccatagccgcggcactggtaataaagcaagaagacagggtaggcagggaagtccatgtcgttaccgactcgcaacaggcctgccgtaactttaccaatggacgaacaccgcttctggcggctcagattctaggcccgaggctgcaagaataccatcaaatcacgtggacgccgggccacgcgggtctggaggggaacgagagggcgaacgccctagctcgagcgctaatcaaccgagcggggcacgacgaatcgtctcatcaatccccaccatttaccttcatgcccctgccgtccaattactgcgaccgactcgagatccagcgactcaaccgcaggatttatcctccgcctcacagaaagctcagcactgaagatgccgtagctctccgacttattcagacaaacacatttcctaacctacacaaatacagtaaaatgttcccacatacatatcgcggcatctgcccctggtgcggcgacacacgccctacactcttccacatctcgtgggggtgcgggggcaaacctcaacacttaaagacgcctagcacgcaatttgagcggtgggaggtacagctgaccggcgataccctggcgggacaagaagctctcgtccagcaagtacgtcgagcagccatggccagtggagtcctggaatgaggacaccacccactcgacctcaagagcaaccacctcgatggttctaataaatgttttttctctctctctctctgatgttCATGTTGATTCCATTTCAACTTGGCACATATCTACGAGGAGGACTAGCTACGAAAAAGAATTTAAATAAGTATGTATAAATAGGATTTGCGAAAAACAGATAAAGTAGATATACTTATTGATAAAATATAGAGCACTTTTCAAAAACTTGTGATGAAAATAACGTGTAATAATATTACAGCAGGGAGATATAGCCCCTAGCAACGCAACCGGCTTGATGCTTCTATAAACCCACGGAGTGCTTTGCAAATTGCTCTGTGATTGCGGCCTAACAGCACAGTTCCAAATGATTAGAAATTTCGCATAGTCATTGAGAATACAAAGTCACAGAGAGGAAATTAAAGGAAAATATTGCGCAAGGAGATGAATGGGCAGCAAGAAAGAAGATAACGATAAATAGTTTTCTGTTCGTAACAGATGCAATGCTTAGAAATGGAAAGTACAGACCAATAAACGATTGAAATCTAGGAGCGGGACCTTGCATCGGACGCTGGTTAACGTAACCTCGCGTTGACGTGATATGAACTTATGCGCGTTCCATTGGTAATGTAAGCGAGATGCATTGAGACACtttaaaaagcttcttttttcttcatcgTCAGCTATGAGAGGCACATgctaaatttttcaaaagtaagttGCCACTATGCGACACGCCTAACACTGTTGCCATGCGACGTGCCTGATGTACAGAGCAAGCAGCACTTGCATCCAGCATTAGAACGTGTTCAATGAGAAGGAACGACATGCTTGGCCTTGTGGGAACGCGCCACTGCGCCGCAGTACGATGAAAGACGCGCAGTGAACTCAGGGTACGACCGCGTCCCGAAACGTCTTTCTTAATTGCCAGCTACGAGATGCGAGCTCTCactttttattgcgataccaaTCATATTGTTATGCGAACGAGGGATTAAACACTGAATTTAAACATAGGAGAGCAATAGGCTTTGAGGCACGCATCATGCACGACGTCAGTGGAATGCGGTGCAGATCAGACACTGGCGTGGATTGGGGCAATTTAACACTTAACTCGACAAACGGCACGCAGCACTCGGCAAAGGCCTATGTACCAATACAATAGTTTTTCTGATAGCCCAACCATAGCAATACCAGAGACTCAGGCGAAAAGTGCACGTCTTTGCGTTGACGATCCTCACAAACACCGTTGGTTCACTTGGGAGGTCAGGGGGCGAGCGTGGGCAATTTGCACATGCTTGGGCAGCCCTAGTGATGGCGTCAAGGGCATATTCGCTGGCCTCTGCTGCGGTGGATGGAAGGTATGCATCCGGTGGTAATGTGGGTTCTGGGCCATacaacagaaagaacggggaataaccggcagtgCCGTGGCGCGAAGAATTGTATGCCTAATGTGACACAGGGCAgagcaaggtcccaatcagtgtgGTTGGACAAGACATACCTTGCAAGCATGTCTGTCAGGGTTTCGTACAGATGCTCCGTGAGATCATTAGTTTGTGGCTGGTAAGACGCAGgtgcttggttgagcaggactgcagaATGCCGGCGATGACTTTTGAAAGGAATGTCCGGTGACTGTCAGGAAACAGTTTGCGTGGAGTTGGATGTTGTAAAACCACGTCGTGCAGCacaaaatcggcgacatctgtggaaGTGCTCTGGTGATGGTGTAGCACGTGGTGTAATCTGTTGCCATAGCGACATAACTGTTGTCAGACGTTGGTAGAGGGAAAGGGTCAAATAAGTCCGAGCCAACGCGAAAGAAGGTCTCTGATGGGACATCGAGCACTTGAAGGCACTTGgtagggagcgtcgatggtgtttttcgTCGCTGGCATTCACCGTCGCTGGCGAAAAGAAGCGTCGGTGAATCCGGTTGTAAGTGCGGGAGACGCCTAGGTGACTGGCGTCGGCAACTTCATGGAGAACAGTTGGACGGAGACGCTTAGGAATAACGAGAAGTAGGGTAGGACTGTCGGTGTGAACGTTGTGCCGGTATATTACACCATCCGGGAGGACAAACAAGTGAAGGGACGAAACGGAAGGCGAAGATTCCAAGCGGTCAGTGATGGCCCGCTAGgtggcatcacggcgttgctcaTCGGCAACGTGGAGCAGttgagaaacggagaaaacgcaaaCCTCTGTATCGGTGTCAGGGATGACGGGTGGTACATCCACTGGATAACGTGATAAAcagtcagcgtcttggtgcagatGGCCCGACTTGTACACTGCTCCGTGATTGAAACGCCATACTCAGACAGCATGGTCGCCTGCACTTTCTTGTGCCGTCGTTGGATGCTGGGTACATTGAGCTGATGCACTTGTTCGTCCCATGAAAACGAGAGTAATTTTGATGCATCGTGACGCAGTTGGGTCCCCTGAGCGCTCACCGACGGCGCAAGAATCACTGGCCGCCACGCTGTTCGAGTATCACGTTTCAGTCGCTGAACACTGTACACTGCGATATATGAATATTATTGTATccgcagagcccagcgaccaagccggccaGTAGAATTTTCGAGCGACGAAAGCCAGCAAAGCGTGTGAtggtccgtgattacagagaagtaAGTGCCATACTAATATGGGCGCAATTCGGAAACCGCCCAGACGAGAGCCAGGTATTCACGCTGTGTAATCGAATAGctgcgctccgctgctgtgacTAGGCAGTTAGCATAG
This Dermacentor albipictus isolate Rhodes 1998 colony chromosome 1, USDA_Dalb.pri_finalv2, whole genome shotgun sequence DNA region includes the following protein-coding sequences:
- the LOC139056436 gene encoding uncharacterized protein: MAHIAGSQPAASTSTGGSGGEAVATAPPAPGAIVGAGAGPTSQETTAMDFQDISEDRHDDPATMEQDLSQGTPSECPYSNWSLHLKRRTKKKLARGEQVCVAGRVISPLSPSSTTALSSSSYAAAGAGASKKPSFKKRRRLPPLPRSDFKIIIRPKKGLQVKSFSNHQISKAVSAACGGKVDDSHFIVRLRPGSNIIIVSTPDQEVADMARKITRIGLGGNLHEVNSYVAAPDGVARGVIHGIDPDTPPEELMTHLRVRTQGVEIVQARMLGKTKTAVITFSPDVVPRYVYYYGGETECHPYKPTKQICYVCQRMGHRSDVCPTPNVKICLACGTHDPTDGHECLLKCAVCGEAHATGSRECKQKLKHNTTTKKHPPPGRRKEDDDIDGRRPRRSRLRWFSSESSASRSSSRAQSRSRSRSRSRSRSRSQSQSQSRSRSRLRSEWPKPGEQRAQRQPSTSTSTSKPKNQSGKKNQANNKKVSRNQTTTPSSLPGAASAAAGQSSVVTLEGIYATIQQMLYQMGELNNKVKENTLSHEDLERRIRKVEFGSRKRVDDESSNPRMKAYRRMNNTGDVRDAENCDGGAMNVSNG